In Ischnura elegans chromosome 3, ioIscEleg1.1, whole genome shotgun sequence, the sequence catttattttcattctgagCAACTGTATTTATCGGCAAAGTGTTCACGTAACAATAATAAAAGATTCTGTCACTAATGTCTTTTAGGCCACCAGACGACAAATGATGACCTTTTTATCTCTGTTATTTATCTCTGCTTCTGGAATACTATGTATCTCTGGCACGCTGAGTCACTCCTTTGAGTTTGTAAACAGTGGATTCGTTGCTATGGCAAAATACAGGTCCCACATATTGGTGAGGAGCGTGTGGTGGGTCATTGCGTCACACCACTCGTGAGTCGAAACGCGCATGCGCAACTGCAGACAATAAACTGATATATATTACGAATGGATGATGTAAATATATAGAATGTGACGTCAGTGTGTGGGGTTGGTGTTGAGGCCTCGGTGGTGAGCTATTTAAACGGCGTGTTTCTGTTAGCGTTCTGCATGGCGCTCCCGTCAACAGAGTGAAACATGTCGCAAGGAGGGCGTCGAGAGCAAAGGCGCACGAATATTTTAAGAGGTAAAATCTTGTACGAATAATAATacgaataataaaataagaacgAATTTCGCAGGGAACCGTTACACCGGATACGGAAACGGATTTATTTGTGAGTGCCTATTGTTGTCCCCAAAGATTTTTTGATTATCTGTTTCCATAACAATGCAACAAGCGTGAAGAAAAGACTGCGACTCACTCACCCATCAATACCAGCACGAAGAGGAGAAGCGGCGACGCAGTGGTTGCCATGACGACGGAGGCGGTGCGCTCGGAGCACGATCTAAGGACTCTGTGCTTCTGCAATTGTTGCGTCTCGCGTGTGTTGCGTCTCTGCTCTGGCGCTGCTGCCTCCCCTATTTCCCTGTCCTCACTGACACTCTGTCCTCGTGCTGCTCGTGCCGTTCGCAGCTCTGACCTTCCCACCTCGCCTCTTGCCATAAATCGGTGTTAAAGGTCAAAGCACGAAACATACGTCCGTTTGCTGCGCATGCGCAGCGACGATATCTGACGATTACTTCCCCTTTCAATTACATCCTCCCACAAAACGAAACTGAAGCAGCCCACAAACAAATGAATGCATCGATTTGGTGTTTATTTCCCTGACTCCAGAGAAAGTAATTCGCAATTTTCTTTCGCGTTCGTTTTCAACGGTTCCCACGAGTTGTCTTAAAGCcaataataatcaattttgaaTGATATGTTAATTGAATATTGCTTCGAATTCACGATAAAGTGTTTTGGAAGAAGGGGAAATGCCTTTATGCCTATTTTAGTTTTCGGAAGATTGGTCAACAAGCACCAATTATAGAGAAATGTTGCTTATCTTGGGTTGTCAATGTCCCACCACACGGTATGTTTACTCCGCTGTGTGGTAGCCTAGTGCTTTAAGGTTGAGAGAGTGCTTGGCTAGTGATTGAGGGGAGGCGAGGGAGACTCATCGATTCAAATTTAAACTCGATCAAATTACATCTTCACCCCTTACGGATAGAATTTCAAATTTGTAAGAAATGAGTTTAAAAAGAAACCGCGATGTTTCGACCATGACCCAGAAGTTATTTTATGATCAATACATTAATTTGAATATTACGTACTCCTTTTATTActtaaataaggcattgcaacGTGGCCATTGACTGCATGGAAAATGTGGAGAGTGAATTCAGTTGAAATATTGCAGTGCCGTATTTAACTAATGTtgataacttccaccacatcgcaACACATATCAAACGAGATA encodes:
- the LOC124155389 gene encoding uncharacterized protein LOC124155389 isoform X3, which produces MARGEVGRSELRTARAARGQSVSEDREIGEAAAPEQRRNTRETQQLQKHRVLRSCSERTASVVMATTASPLLLFVLVLMVSTCLAAPATRVGSSGRCNCACANQGDQVCAQEGRGPRETFPSKCHLECYNCTDNKQYVVVHKGQCEQSGRSGGR
- the LOC124155389 gene encoding uncharacterized protein LOC124155389 isoform X2, whose translation is MARGEVGRSELRTARAARGQSVSEDREIGEAAAPEQRRNTRETQQLQKHRVLRSCSERTASVVMATTASPLLLFVLVLMAVSTCLAAPATRVGSSGRCNCACANQGDQVCAQEGRGPRETFPSKCHLECYNCTDNKQYVVVHKGQCEQSGRSGGR
- the LOC124155389 gene encoding uncharacterized protein LOC124155389 isoform X1, with amino-acid sequence MARGEVGRSELRTARAARGQSVSEDREIGEAAAPEQRRNTRETQQLQKHRVLRSCSERTASVVMATTASPLLLFVLVLMAAVSTCLAAPATRVGSSGRCNCACANQGDQVCAQEGRGPRETFPSKCHLECYNCTDNKQYVVVHKGQCEQSGRSGGR